From Streptosporangium album, the proteins below share one genomic window:
- a CDS encoding beta-propeller domain-containing protein: MRTSIRTAGAVTLAAALLATGCEQVGTETGASRTAPVDLGNIKLVSYNGCDDMLAGLRAAAAEKVGPWGLGGPQIMYMEARSDVATARSKVAAPEHSTTNTHEAGVDEPDLVKTDGNRVITVNRGVLRVVDTATRKVTGTLKLVNPEQAWAPADLLVSGDRALVLFSGGGIIPFGAMAKRAASPGPRYVLVDLSGKPKVIGSLTPDGSHVDARMVGSTVRVVVRSQPKIDFPDPGPDVSENERTRRNAETIAKAPIEAWLPTFETTDDKGATSTGKVTCDQVSHPAEYSGTSMLTVHSFDLSRGLTETSPISVAADGDTVYGTGSSLYVTSNPRWWWPRPIEPPAVEDTPSSTAQPPKITDTPYSTAQPPDIEDTPSSTAQAPEVEPTPAEPPVTPTATTEPAPDTTATSVEPPEETEIHRFDITAPGAPRYVASGRVPGRLLNQYSLSEHEGHLRVATTSTAGQTSSSAVYVLKTDTLNKVGEVGGLGDGERIYSVRFIGPVGYVVTFKQVDPLYILDLRDPADPRKTGELKITGYSAYLHPAGDGRLIGVGQEASEKGRTLGTQVSLFDVSDPANPRRLSQMFQKDSGTEAEWDPHAFLYWAKTGMAVLPLTSWGGDEQGGAAALVLTIGGSAVTRTGTVTHPAPKVQGNSRLIAYDPGIRRSVVIGDSLWTVSDLGLKVSDMNGLADQAWIPFA; encoded by the coding sequence ATGAGGACATCGATTCGTACGGCCGGCGCCGTCACCCTTGCCGCCGCCCTGCTTGCCACGGGGTGCGAACAGGTGGGGACAGAGACCGGCGCGAGCCGTACGGCCCCGGTCGACCTGGGAAACATCAAGCTGGTTTCCTACAACGGCTGCGACGACATGCTGGCCGGGTTGCGGGCGGCGGCGGCCGAGAAGGTCGGGCCGTGGGGCCTGGGGGGCCCGCAGATCATGTACATGGAGGCGCGCTCGGATGTCGCCACGGCCCGGTCCAAGGTCGCGGCACCCGAGCACTCGACCACGAACACGCACGAGGCCGGGGTCGACGAGCCGGACCTGGTGAAGACCGACGGCAACCGGGTGATCACCGTCAACCGCGGCGTGCTGCGGGTGGTGGACACCGCCACCAGGAAGGTCACCGGCACGCTCAAGCTGGTCAACCCCGAACAGGCGTGGGCCCCGGCCGACCTGCTGGTCAGCGGGGACCGGGCACTGGTGCTGTTCTCCGGCGGCGGGATCATCCCGTTCGGCGCGATGGCCAAGCGGGCGGCGAGCCCGGGTCCGCGCTACGTTCTCGTCGACCTGTCCGGGAAGCCGAAGGTGATCGGCTCGCTCACTCCGGACGGCTCCCACGTGGACGCCAGGATGGTCGGCTCGACGGTCCGGGTGGTGGTCCGCAGCCAGCCCAAGATCGACTTCCCCGATCCCGGCCCCGACGTCTCGGAGAACGAGCGGACCCGCCGCAATGCGGAGACCATCGCCAAGGCGCCGATCGAGGCGTGGCTGCCGACGTTCGAGACGACGGACGACAAGGGCGCCACCTCGACCGGCAAGGTCACCTGTGACCAGGTCAGCCACCCCGCGGAGTACAGCGGCACGTCGATGCTGACCGTGCACAGTTTCGACCTGTCGCGCGGGCTCACCGAGACCTCGCCGATCAGTGTGGCGGCCGACGGCGACACCGTCTACGGCACCGGCTCCAGCCTGTACGTCACCAGCAACCCGCGCTGGTGGTGGCCCCGGCCGATCGAACCGCCGGCGGTCGAGGACACGCCGTCGTCCACGGCTCAGCCCCCGAAGATCACGGACACCCCGTACTCCACCGCGCAACCCCCGGACATCGAGGACACCCCGTCCTCCACCGCACAGGCCCCGGAGGTCGAACCGACCCCGGCAGAGCCCCCGGTGACCCCCACCGCGACCACCGAGCCGGCTCCCGACACCACGGCGACATCTGTCGAGCCGCCCGAGGAGACCGAGATCCACCGGTTCGACATCACCGCACCGGGCGCGCCGCGCTACGTCGCCTCGGGCAGGGTGCCCGGACGGCTGCTCAACCAGTACTCCCTGTCCGAACACGAGGGGCACCTGCGGGTCGCCACCACCTCGACCGCCGGGCAGACCAGCTCCAGCGCCGTCTACGTACTCAAGACCGACACCCTGAACAAGGTGGGCGAGGTCGGCGGCCTGGGCGACGGCGAACGGATCTACTCGGTCCGGTTCATCGGCCCGGTCGGCTACGTGGTGACGTTCAAGCAGGTGGACCCGCTCTACATCCTCGACCTGCGCGATCCGGCGGACCCCAGGAAGACGGGCGAGCTGAAGATCACCGGTTACTCCGCCTACCTGCATCCGGCGGGCGACGGGCGGCTGATCGGCGTCGGTCAGGAGGCGAGTGAGAAGGGTCGCACGCTCGGCACGCAGGTCTCGCTGTTCGACGTCAGCGACCCGGCCAATCCGCGCCGCCTGTCGCAGATGTTCCAGAAGGACTCCGGCACCGAGGCCGAGTGGGACCCGCACGCCTTCCTCTACTGGGCCAAGACGGGCATGGCGGTGCTGCCGCTGACCAGCTGGGGCGGTGACGAGCAGGGAGGCGCCGCCGCCCTCGTCCTCACCATCGGCGGGTCCGCCGTGACCCGGACCGGCACCGTCACCCACCCCGCGCCCAAGGTCCAGGGCAACAGCCGTCTCATCGCCTACGACCCGGGCATCCGCCGCTCGGTCGTCATCGGCGACAGCCTTTGGACGGTCTCCGACCTGGGTCTCAAGGTCAGCGACATGAACGGCCTCGCCGACCAGGCCTGGATCCCCTTCGCTTAG
- a CDS encoding FAD-dependent oxidoreductase — translation MFNYDVLVIGSGFGGSVSALRLTEKGYKVAVLEAGRRFDDSTLPATSWRARDFLWAPALGLKGIQRIHVLRGQKGTGVMVLAGAGVGGGSLVYANTLYEPLDPFFSDAQWAGITDWKAELAPSYDQARRMLGVMVNPTVTRADEVVRKVADQMGVGGTFHLAPVGVFFGEPGVEVDDPYFGGAGPRRRGCVECGECMTGCRHGAKNTLVKNYLHLAEKAGATVHPETTVTSVRPVDGGYEVEVSRTGAPWRRRTLTAEQVIFAAGTYGTQRLLHRLKSDGLLPRLSDRLGALTRTNSEALLGFERPSVEGEKLNRGVAITSSIHPDAHTHIEPVRYGDGSNAMGMLRTLLIDGGGPPRWRVFLAEAARRPHRVLRMFNHRRWSERGLIALVMQAKDNSITLSARKGVFGWRLRSRRGHGEPNPTWLPVGHEFVRHAAEEVGGMAGGSWLDLFDIPATAHFLGGCAIGADRDSGVIDAYHRVYGHKGLHVVDGSAVSANLGVNPSLTITAQAERAMSLWPNKGEADPRPAPGSPYVRLPPIAPRNPAVPAAAPGALRLPIVGIT, via the coding sequence ATGTTCAACTACGACGTGCTGGTGATCGGCTCGGGGTTCGGCGGCAGCGTCTCGGCGCTCCGGCTGACGGAGAAGGGCTACAAGGTCGCCGTGCTGGAGGCCGGACGGCGGTTCGACGACAGCACGCTGCCCGCGACCTCCTGGCGGGCCCGTGACTTCCTGTGGGCGCCGGCGCTCGGTCTGAAGGGCATCCAGCGCATCCACGTGCTGCGCGGCCAGAAGGGCACCGGCGTCATGGTCCTCGCGGGCGCCGGGGTCGGCGGCGGCTCGCTGGTCTACGCCAACACCCTCTACGAACCCCTCGACCCGTTCTTCAGCGACGCCCAGTGGGCGGGCATCACCGACTGGAAGGCGGAGCTCGCCCCCTCCTACGACCAGGCCAGGCGGATGCTGGGTGTGATGGTCAACCCGACCGTCACCCGCGCCGACGAGGTGGTGCGGAAGGTCGCCGACCAGATGGGCGTGGGCGGCACCTTCCATCTGGCCCCGGTCGGCGTCTTCTTCGGCGAGCCGGGCGTCGAGGTCGACGACCCCTACTTCGGCGGCGCCGGGCCACGCCGCAGGGGCTGCGTCGAGTGCGGCGAGTGCATGACCGGCTGCCGGCACGGCGCCAAGAACACGCTCGTCAAGAACTACCTCCACCTCGCCGAGAAGGCCGGCGCCACGGTCCACCCGGAGACCACGGTCACCTCGGTCCGCCCGGTGGACGGCGGCTACGAGGTCGAGGTGAGCAGGACGGGCGCGCCCTGGCGCCGCCGTACCCTCACCGCCGAACAAGTGATCTTCGCGGCCGGGACGTACGGCACGCAGCGCCTGCTGCACCGCCTCAAGTCCGACGGTCTCCTGCCCCGGCTGTCCGACCGGCTCGGCGCTCTGACCAGGACGAACTCCGAAGCGCTGCTCGGCTTCGAGCGGCCGTCCGTCGAGGGTGAGAAGCTCAACCGCGGTGTGGCGATCACCTCCTCCATCCACCCCGACGCCCACACCCACATCGAGCCCGTCCGCTACGGCGACGGCTCCAACGCGATGGGCATGCTCCGCACCCTGCTCATCGACGGCGGCGGACCTCCCCGCTGGCGCGTGTTCCTCGCCGAGGCGGCGCGCCGGCCCCACCGGGTGCTGCGGATGTTCAACCACCGCCGGTGGTCCGAGCGCGGGCTCATCGCCCTGGTCATGCAGGCGAAGGACAACTCGATCACCCTGTCCGCGAGGAAGGGCGTGTTCGGCTGGAGACTCCGCTCCCGGCGGGGACACGGCGAGCCCAACCCCACCTGGCTCCCGGTCGGCCACGAGTTCGTCCGGCACGCCGCCGAGGAGGTCGGCGGCATGGCCGGAGGTTCCTGGCTGGATCTGTTCGACATCCCCGCCACCGCGCACTTCCTGGGCGGCTGCGCGATCGGCGCGGACCGGGACAGCGGGGTGATCGACGCCTACCACCGGGTGTACGGGCACAAGGGACTGCACGTCGTCGACGGCTCCGCCGTCTCCGCCAACCTCGGCGTCAACCCCTCCCTCACCATCACCGCCCAGGCCGAGCGCGCCATGTCGCTCTGGCCCAACAAGGGAGAGGCCGACCCCCGTCCCGCGCCGGGCTCTCCCTACGTCCGGCTGCCGCCGATCGCCCCCAGGAACCCGGCCGTCCCCGCCGCCGCTCCCGGCGCCCTCCGCCTGCCCATCGTCGGCATCACGTAG
- a CDS encoding nucleotidyltransferase family protein, producing MTDEMFLDHVADQLAALPAVHAVTLGGSRAQGTHTPDSDWDFAVYYRGGFDPADLRAVGWDGEVSEIGDWGGGVFNGGAWLTVYGRPVDVHYRDLDVVEHELAEAQQGRFRWEPLMFHLAGVPSYLVVAELAVNQVLRGTLPHPTYPEALRAAAPPEWRGRAALTLQYAKGAYVPRGQATEVAGALATVAMQTAHAVLAARGEWATNEKRLLQQAGLRGIDAIVAGLRPEPEALTRAIAEAEKLFQAVA from the coding sequence ATGACCGACGAAATGTTCCTCGACCATGTCGCCGACCAGCTGGCCGCCCTGCCCGCCGTACACGCCGTCACCCTGGGCGGCTCGCGTGCTCAGGGCACCCACACCCCGGACAGCGACTGGGACTTCGCCGTCTATTACCGGGGCGGCTTCGATCCGGCCGACCTGCGTGCCGTCGGCTGGGACGGCGAGGTCTCCGAGATCGGCGACTGGGGCGGCGGCGTCTTCAACGGCGGAGCTTGGCTCACCGTCTACGGCCGGCCCGTCGATGTCCACTACCGCGACCTCGACGTCGTCGAACACGAACTCGCCGAGGCCCAGCAGGGCCGCTTCCGCTGGGAGCCGCTGATGTTCCACCTCGCGGGCGTCCCCAGCTACCTGGTGGTCGCCGAACTCGCCGTCAACCAGGTGCTACGCGGCACCCTGCCGCATCCCACGTACCCGGAGGCGCTGCGCGCAGCGGCCCCGCCGGAGTGGCGCGGCCGGGCGGCCCTGACGCTCCAGTACGCCAAGGGCGCGTACGTCCCGCGCGGACAGGCCACCGAGGTCGCGGGCGCGTTGGCCACCGTCGCCATGCAGACGGCGCACGCGGTGCTGGCGGCGCGTGGCGAGTGGGCCACCAACGAGAAGCGGCTTCTGCAGCAGGCGGGCCTACGCGGCATCGACGCGATCGTGGCCGGGCTGCGGCCGGAGCCCGAGGCCCTGACACGGGCGATCGCCGAGGCGGAGAAGTTGTTCCAGGCTGTCGCCTGA
- a CDS encoding glycerol-3-phosphate dehydrogenase/oxidase, producing the protein MTARMGTARLGPAERAAALTQMGAQELDVVVIGGGVVGAGVALDAATRGLSVGLLEARDFASGTSSRSSKLIHGGLRYLEQLNFDLVREALRERALLLQRIAPHLVRPVPFLLPLTHVGWERPYIGAGLVMYDSLGFSFGSTRGVPGHRHLSRRRALRLAPSLRRTAFSGAVQYWDAQVDDARYVMTMLRTAASYGAHVASRTQVVGFLREGERVTGVRVRDLEAGTEMDVRARQVVNATGVWTDDIQELVGGRGQIHVRASKGIHLVVPRDRIHSLTGIILRTEKSVLFVIPWGRHWIIGTTDTRWDLNRAHPAASRSDIDYVLEHVNEVLSVPLTRDDVEGVYAGLRPLLSGESEETSKLSREHIVTHPVPGLVMVAGGKYTTYRVMAQDAVNAVAHGLDQRVPPSCTDRIPLAGAEGYQALWNARQRLAHSSGLHVARIEHLLQRYGSMVDEVLALIEKDPSLALPLSGADDYLRAEIVYAATHEGARHLNDVLARRTHISIETFHRGLGVVQEAAELLAGPLEWDAERIKREVEYYTKRVEAERLSQEQDTDQEADAIRLGAPDVVPVATPEIA; encoded by the coding sequence ATGACGGCGCGAATGGGCACGGCACGCCTCGGTCCTGCCGAGCGGGCCGCCGCACTGACGCAGATGGGCGCCCAGGAACTCGACGTGGTGGTGATCGGCGGCGGCGTCGTCGGTGCCGGAGTCGCGCTGGACGCGGCCACCCGGGGGCTGAGCGTCGGGCTGCTGGAGGCGCGCGACTTCGCCTCCGGCACCTCGTCCAGATCATCGAAACTGATCCACGGCGGGCTGCGGTATCTGGAGCAGCTCAACTTCGACCTGGTCAGGGAGGCGCTCAGGGAGCGGGCCCTGCTGTTGCAGCGGATCGCCCCGCACCTCGTGCGGCCCGTGCCGTTCCTGCTCCCGCTCACGCACGTCGGGTGGGAACGGCCGTACATCGGGGCGGGTCTGGTGATGTACGACTCGCTGGGCTTCTCCTTCGGCTCCACCCGTGGCGTGCCCGGGCACCGGCACCTGTCGCGCAGGAGGGCGCTGCGGCTCGCGCCCTCGCTGCGGCGGACGGCGTTCTCCGGCGCGGTGCAGTACTGGGACGCCCAGGTCGACGACGCCCGTTACGTGATGACCATGCTGCGGACCGCCGCCTCCTACGGGGCGCACGTGGCCTCGCGGACCCAGGTGGTGGGTTTCCTGCGGGAGGGCGAGCGGGTCACCGGGGTCCGGGTGCGCGACCTGGAGGCCGGGACCGAGATGGACGTGCGGGCCCGGCAGGTGGTCAACGCCACGGGCGTGTGGACCGACGACATCCAGGAGCTGGTCGGCGGCCGGGGACAGATCCACGTCCGCGCGTCCAAGGGCATCCACCTGGTCGTCCCGCGCGACCGGATCCACTCCCTGACCGGGATCATCCTGCGCACCGAGAAGTCGGTGCTGTTCGTGATCCCCTGGGGGCGTCACTGGATCATCGGGACCACCGACACCCGCTGGGACCTGAACCGGGCGCACCCGGCGGCCTCCCGCTCCGACATCGACTACGTCCTCGAGCACGTGAACGAGGTGCTCTCGGTGCCGCTCACCCGCGACGACGTCGAGGGCGTCTACGCCGGGCTGCGGCCGTTGCTGTCGGGGGAGTCGGAGGAGACGTCCAAGCTCTCCCGCGAGCACATCGTGACCCACCCGGTGCCCGGACTGGTCATGGTGGCCGGGGGCAAGTACACGACCTACCGGGTCATGGCGCAGGACGCGGTGAACGCGGTGGCGCACGGACTGGACCAGCGGGTCCCGCCGTCGTGCACGGACCGGATCCCGCTGGCCGGCGCCGAGGGCTATCAGGCCCTGTGGAACGCCCGGCAGCGGCTGGCCCACTCGTCCGGGCTGCACGTGGCGCGGATCGAACACCTGCTGCAGCGCTACGGGTCGATGGTCGACGAGGTTCTCGCGCTGATCGAGAAGGACCCGTCGCTGGCGCTTCCGCTGAGCGGCGCGGACGACTACCTGCGCGCGGAGATCGTCTACGCGGCCACCCACGAGGGCGCCCGCCACCTGAACGACGTGCTGGCCCGGCGCACGCACATCTCGATCGAGACCTTCCACCGGGGGCTGGGCGTGGTGCAGGAGGCGGCCGAGCTGCTCGCCGGGCCGCTGGAGTGGGACGCCGAGCGGATCAAGCGCGAGGTGGAGTACTACACCAAACGGGTCGAGGCCGAGCGGCTCTCCCAGGAGCAGGACACCGACCAGGAGGCCGACGCGATCCGCCTCGGCGCCCCCGACGTGGTCCCCGTCGCGACCCCGGAGATCGCCTGA
- a CDS encoding succinic semialdehyde dehydrogenase — protein sequence MAVTFGTARTLDQSMIERVVRQVTSSGKTQAITAPFTGEPLAELPLSTAEDVRVAHAKAHEAQRAWAALPVQERAEPFLRLHDALLDRREEILDVVQWETGKARRHAFEEVLDVAGCTLHYVRRAPGLLAPRRRAGIFPIATKTFEVRHPKGTVALISPWNYPLSLGVTDVVPALLAGNTVVHKPDTQTALSTLWTIDLLVSLGMPREIWQVVLGDPAEIGDPLIEGADYVAFTGSTRGGRKIAEAAASRLIGCSLELGGKNPMIVLDDADLDVAAQGALRACFTNAGQLCISVERLYVHDAVHDAFVERFVRQTRNMKLGAGLDWNVQMGSLTSRRQLDAVSAHVDDAVAKGAEVLTGGKARPDVGPLFYEPTILAGVDESMGLCRDETFGPVVSVYRFADEDEAVEKANDSDYGLNASIWTRDLSRGRALATRIKAGTVNINEGYGSAYASYDAPMGGMKSSGLGRRHGAEGLLKYTETQTVSSQASWLGFEPILGMTYDKYADTLSGLLKTMKKLHVK from the coding sequence ATGGCTGTCACTTTCGGAACTGCCCGGACCCTCGACCAGAGCATGATCGAACGCGTCGTCCGGCAGGTGACCTCCAGCGGGAAGACGCAGGCGATCACCGCGCCCTTCACCGGCGAGCCCCTCGCCGAACTGCCGCTCTCCACCGCCGAGGACGTCCGCGTCGCCCATGCCAAGGCGCATGAGGCTCAGCGGGCGTGGGCGGCCCTGCCCGTGCAGGAGAGGGCCGAGCCCTTCCTCCGGCTGCACGACGCCCTCCTCGACCGGCGCGAGGAGATCCTCGACGTGGTCCAGTGGGAGACCGGCAAGGCCCGCAGGCACGCCTTCGAAGAGGTTCTCGACGTGGCGGGCTGCACGCTCCACTACGTACGGCGGGCGCCCGGCCTCCTGGCGCCCAGGCGCCGCGCGGGCATCTTCCCCATCGCGACGAAGACGTTCGAGGTGCGCCACCCCAAGGGCACCGTGGCGCTGATCTCCCCGTGGAACTACCCGCTCTCGCTCGGCGTCACCGACGTCGTCCCGGCCCTGCTCGCCGGCAACACCGTGGTCCACAAACCCGACACCCAGACCGCGCTGTCCACGCTGTGGACGATCGACCTGCTGGTCTCCCTCGGCATGCCCCGCGAGATCTGGCAGGTCGTCCTCGGCGACCCCGCCGAGATCGGTGACCCGCTGATCGAGGGCGCCGACTACGTGGCGTTCACCGGCTCGACCCGGGGCGGCCGGAAGATCGCCGAGGCGGCGGCCAGCCGGCTGATCGGCTGCTCGCTGGAGCTCGGCGGCAAGAACCCGATGATCGTCCTCGACGACGCCGACCTGGACGTGGCGGCGCAGGGCGCGCTGCGCGCCTGTTTCACCAACGCCGGGCAGCTCTGCATCTCCGTCGAGCGGCTCTACGTGCACGACGCCGTGCACGACGCGTTCGTGGAGAGGTTCGTCCGCCAGACCCGCAACATGAAGCTCGGCGCGGGACTCGACTGGAACGTGCAGATGGGCTCGCTCACCTCCCGGCGCCAGCTCGACGCGGTCAGTGCCCACGTGGACGACGCCGTCGCCAAGGGCGCCGAGGTCCTCACGGGCGGGAAGGCGCGCCCCGACGTCGGCCCGCTGTTCTACGAGCCCACGATCCTGGCCGGGGTGGACGAGAGCATGGGTCTGTGCCGCGACGAGACCTTCGGCCCGGTCGTGTCGGTCTACCGGTTCGCCGACGAGGACGAGGCGGTCGAGAAGGCCAACGACAGCGACTACGGCCTCAACGCCTCCATCTGGACCCGCGACCTGTCCCGGGGGCGCGCGCTGGCCACCCGGATCAAGGCCGGGACCGTCAACATCAACGAGGGGTACGGCTCGGCCTACGCCTCCTACGACGCTCCCATGGGCGGCATGAAGTCCTCCGGCCTGGGGCGCAGGCACGGGGCCGAGGGGCTGCTGAAGTACACCGAGACGCAGACCGTCTCCAGCCAGGCCTCCTGGCTGGGCTTCGAGCCGATCCTCGGCATGACCTACGACAAGTATGCCGACACCCTGTCGGGCCTGCTCAAGACCATGAAGAAGCTCCACGTGAAGTGA
- a CDS encoding M36 family metallopeptidase — translation MSTRPWLRITVIAAATAALALPLPGVAESEPGVQAPTVHDFQAEEHGKPDLDNRRGSVAPPASFARTANAATIRWNTLGTPAVVTGSAPLAEGLGADPEQAARAYLKANENLFGLSGEAVDALEKVAVNPIGNGHAVLLRQRFGDLPAGVDGQVAIGVTGGKVVHVTSTLSRSTAAPPAAAITGQQALEIAAGDGGIDLATASTKKVTPVAVPAPDGTHNAFQVVLVGGAEGEAAGYTTHVDAVSGEILTRENLVDHHFEPDNPRWDVFPANPPDDYSSTDARVTWCFTGGPGCEQVIGGDPATGKAWDIDHSTGTPTGTSVSNATRTTENRASGDAFTVGTRGNVATPSRNYTYPWTNRWHTAKCDPAAFDQPGEADLEAAMANLHAMHNRMHDWSYHLGFTESAWNMQKDNGSRGGLGADPEQGNAQAGARVLSVRNNANQITGPDGVAPITNMYLWQPLAGAFYSPCADGDYDMSVIGHEYTHAISGRMIAGPNAGWSGSQAGAMNESTSDLFAMEYLFENGFRPSGETPYVTGGYVTGDKKAGIRNYDMSRSPLNYSDIAYDIVGQQVHADGEIWSATQYDVRKAFLQRYGQGTPARQKACAEGTTPLDQCPGNRRWAQVSFDALLLMSSGAVSYVDHRDALLAADTIRFGGKNQDIMWRAFAQHGLGEGAASKGPNDPDPTPSFVDPAGRNGSLQLKPLLDAKDAALRLYVGDYEGRVVPVADTDPATELDDTVEMAPGLYDFVVAGNGFGHTRVKFAVLPGVKLPLPLPLSRNHASAALGATAAGDGVNHAKLIDETEATNWASLTGPVTGKAVTVDLAGTAPVPVRRVQVSAMLRPNVNDPADPGGQNRFSALRAFEVLACDATKKDCSSPASYSVVYTSSDKAFQTSLPRPRGADLLIKSFKIPTTKATHLALRAVSTQCTGNPLYAGEQDNDPNSATDCATASPAGEQLRAAEFQAFSH, via the coding sequence GTGTCGACCAGACCCTGGTTACGCATCACCGTCATCGCAGCCGCTACCGCGGCGCTCGCCCTTCCCCTCCCGGGAGTCGCCGAAAGCGAACCCGGCGTGCAAGCCCCCACCGTCCATGACTTCCAGGCCGAGGAACACGGCAAGCCCGATCTGGACAACCGTCGCGGCAGCGTCGCGCCCCCGGCCTCGTTCGCCAGGACCGCGAACGCGGCGACGATCCGGTGGAACACCCTCGGCACGCCGGCCGTCGTCACCGGCTCCGCACCGCTCGCCGAAGGCCTGGGCGCCGACCCCGAGCAGGCCGCACGGGCCTACCTCAAGGCCAACGAGAACCTCTTCGGCCTCTCCGGTGAGGCCGTGGACGCACTGGAGAAGGTCGCGGTCAACCCCATCGGGAACGGCCACGCCGTACTGCTCAGGCAGAGGTTCGGCGACCTTCCGGCCGGCGTGGACGGGCAGGTGGCGATCGGCGTGACGGGCGGCAAGGTCGTCCACGTCACCTCGACGCTGTCACGCTCCACCGCGGCGCCTCCGGCCGCCGCGATCACCGGGCAGCAGGCGCTGGAGATCGCGGCCGGGGACGGCGGGATCGACCTGGCCACGGCGAGCACGAAGAAGGTCACCCCGGTGGCGGTGCCCGCGCCCGACGGGACGCACAACGCCTTCCAGGTCGTCCTGGTCGGCGGTGCGGAGGGCGAGGCCGCCGGGTACACCACCCACGTCGACGCGGTCAGCGGCGAGATCCTGACCCGCGAGAACCTGGTGGATCACCACTTCGAACCGGACAACCCGCGCTGGGACGTCTTCCCGGCCAACCCACCCGACGACTACTCCTCGACCGACGCCCGCGTGACCTGGTGCTTCACCGGCGGGCCCGGCTGCGAGCAGGTCATCGGCGGCGACCCGGCGACGGGCAAGGCCTGGGACATCGACCACTCGACGGGCACGCCGACCGGCACCAGCGTCAGCAACGCCACCCGGACCACCGAGAACCGCGCCAGCGGCGACGCGTTCACCGTCGGCACCCGGGGCAACGTGGCCACGCCGAGCCGGAACTACACCTACCCGTGGACCAACCGGTGGCACACGGCCAAGTGCGACCCGGCCGCCTTCGACCAGCCGGGTGAGGCCGACCTCGAAGCCGCGATGGCGAACCTGCACGCCATGCACAACCGGATGCACGACTGGTCCTACCATCTCGGCTTCACCGAGTCCGCGTGGAACATGCAGAAGGACAACGGCTCTCGCGGCGGCCTCGGCGCCGACCCCGAGCAGGGCAACGCCCAGGCGGGCGCCCGGGTGCTCAGCGTACGCAACAACGCCAACCAGATCACCGGCCCCGACGGGGTCGCGCCGATCACCAACATGTACCTCTGGCAGCCACTCGCGGGCGCCTTCTACTCGCCGTGCGCGGACGGCGACTACGACATGTCGGTGATCGGGCACGAGTACACCCACGCGATCTCCGGCCGGATGATCGCCGGTCCGAACGCCGGATGGAGCGGCTCCCAGGCCGGGGCCATGAACGAGAGCACCTCCGACCTGTTCGCCATGGAGTACCTCTTCGAGAACGGCTTCCGCCCCTCGGGCGAGACGCCGTACGTGACCGGCGGCTACGTCACCGGTGACAAGAAGGCGGGCATCCGCAACTACGACATGTCCCGCTCTCCGCTGAACTACAGCGACATCGCCTACGACATCGTCGGCCAGCAGGTGCACGCGGACGGAGAGATCTGGTCGGCCACCCAGTACGACGTGCGCAAGGCCTTCCTCCAGCGGTACGGCCAGGGCACCCCGGCCAGGCAGAAGGCGTGCGCCGAGGGGACGACCCCGCTCGACCAGTGCCCCGGCAACCGCCGCTGGGCGCAGGTCTCCTTCGACGCGCTGCTGCTGATGTCCTCCGGAGCGGTCAGTTACGTCGACCACCGCGACGCGCTGCTCGCGGCCGACACCATCCGGTTCGGCGGTAAGAACCAGGACATCATGTGGCGGGCGTTCGCCCAGCACGGCCTCGGCGAGGGCGCGGCGAGCAAGGGCCCGAACGACCCGGACCCGACTCCGAGCTTCGTCGACCCGGCCGGCAGGAACGGCAGCCTGCAGCTCAAGCCGCTGCTCGACGCCAAGGACGCGGCGCTCAGGCTCTACGTCGGCGACTACGAGGGCCGCGTGGTGCCGGTGGCCGACACCGACCCGGCGACCGAGCTGGACGACACCGTCGAGATGGCCCCGGGCCTGTACGACTTCGTGGTCGCCGGCAACGGGTTCGGGCACACCCGGGTGAAGTTCGCGGTACTGCCCGGCGTGAAGCTGCCGCTGCCGCTGCCCCTGTCGCGGAACCACGCCTCCGCGGCGCTGGGCGCGACGGCTGCGGGCGACGGGGTCAACCACGCCAAGCTGATCGACGAGACCGAGGCCACGAACTGGGCCTCGCTCACCGGTCCGGTCACCGGCAAGGCGGTCACCGTCGACCTCGCCGGGACCGCCCCCGTCCCGGTCCGCAGGGTCCAGGTCAGCGCCATGCTCCGGCCCAACGTCAACGACCCGGCCGACCCCGGTGGCCAGAACCGCTTCAGCGCCCTGCGCGCCTTCGAGGTCCTGGCCTGCGACGCCACGAAGAAGGACTGCTCATCCCCGGCGTCGTACTCCGTCGTCTACACCAGCTCCGACAAGGCGTTCCAGACCAGCCTGCCGCGCCCGCGCGGCGCCGACCTGCTGATCAAGTCCTTCAAGATCCCGACCACCAAGGCGACCCACCTGGCCCTGCGGGCCGTTTCCACCCAGTGCACCGGTAACCCGCTCTACGCCGGTGAACAGGACAACGACCCCAACTCCGCGACCGACTGCGCCACCGCCAGCCCGGCCGGGGAGCAGCTCCGCGCCGCCGAGTTCCAGGCGTTCTCGCACTAG